CATTTATTCACTCCCTATGCCTCCTGCTATAGGTCCACGGtccatctctcacccaatgacctcatattttatacaatttgctCTCATCGAATGTCATGCCAAAAATCATACtctcaatgaccccatatttttttatattttgctctcatcgaattgcccttactgtgaaagtgtcagccctacacctatatcaatTTTATATTGAAATAATACAAATGCTTTCTCCGTCTGCAGGGTGATGAATGCAGGACATGTATTCATCGGGTTGGCTGGTCCGGTTCTCATGGCTTGTCCTCCGCTCGTCTCTGCCACCTGGTTTCCACCTCATCAACGTACCACTTCCACAGCATATCTCACAGCTATGGCTTATATGGGTGTTGCCTGTTCATTTTTGATTGGTCCACTAATTGTTTCCAATGTGCACATTTTAAATAGCACAGCGTAAGTGCACtacttttacttcatcatgttaATATAATTGTTATTCAAACAGTATTTTAGCCAGAATTTTTTAGGCAACTTTCAAGAGGGGCAAAATGTGACGAAACTTGTCAAAATTggctaaaagtacaaaaaagggcaTCAaattcttaaatatcagggcagccagcatacCACAGGAGCCAAGAGGGGAGACCTCCCACCGGAGTGGGATGCAGCCTTCCCCTCTTGGCTATGCCACAGTATACAAGACAATCCaatgcaaaatgcaaataaacaTGATATTATGCAACATTCTATGCTGATAAATATTCAAGAATAATATCGCTCATTTTCCATATTTTGGaagcaaaatatataattttaaacTTGTAAATGATTAATTTGAGTATCAGATTGGGTATGATACAATATATCCATTTTCTATTATCTTTGCACACCGTGTTTatattcattcatcattcatttatttatattccATTCGTAAAACAGGAAACTAAATGCACACCGTGTTTatattcattcatcattcatttatttatattccATTCGTAAAACAGGAAACTAAATATAAGTTTTGtagttttattttacatgttttaagatTCGAAAAAAATACGTTTTATATTTTAAAGCAAATATAATAAGACAGGCCAAGCAACGTTTTCAATCATTTATTACCAGATTGGTATTGCAAAGATTAACATGTTATTAACATTATCATATTAGTAACAATTGGTTATTATCATTATgataattattgaaaaaatacaaCTTTAGGCTATTTGGAATTCACCGTGACTTCTCTTTTCTTCTATTATTTTCATATAGCATAGTGCCCATTGTAAACGAAAGTATATACGACTTATATGAAGGTAagacattttttatttgcataacgTAGACGCTCATACACACCCTGTACACACCAACCCCCACACATGAATTCTATCGTACACTTTAACCCCACCTCATTATGATACACCCCGCTCACCCCCCCATATACATGATACACTCCACTGCTCATACACACCCCCATCCACCATTTCGCATTATATATACAACAGTCTTATtattaaattgtgggataggcttttacgacgggaattaacaataacaattagtgagtcggacaagtttagaactgtcaagctttcgtcaggagcagcagtggcgtagcgacgggggtGGGCAGTGTGGGCACgtgcatcgattctgcgcccctcctagCGATGATAGTCAATATTTTTGCGCCTttaaattcagcagataggcgaggtctgcttgttttctgttgacaaggggcagtcttcagtgaacagctcttttcagagccaccaaacctttaaaattagcagataggcgaggtctgcttgttttttatattcaaggggcagtcttcagtaaacggctcttttcagagccaccaaaagctTTAagattagcagataggcgagatctgcgtGTTGACaaggacagtcttcagtgaacgactcttttcagagccatcagtaggcaagggacgGCCTACATGTCTTATTCTTAGGTagtttgtcctgaagaagtcagagctactcctgacgaaagcttgacagttctaaacttgtctgacagcgaacccgctaaaaaccctcTAGTAATAGTCTTATTATTCatgtaaaattgtgtacaaaCTACAACCACCCAGTCAAGTATCGATAATTCTTACAAAAATGTTTAACCAGCAAACGGTAAGCTAATGTTTTACATGTACTGCATACAATTATGCATATCTACAAACATTAACAAACATACACTAACAACGAGATCCAGTTCCCGGTGCCCTAGCCTATCATCTCTACCACATATCTCGCTATGCTTGAGAACCATCTTATTAATAGCACCACTCATAATAACTATATGCACGAAAAAATTAACAATCCCGGTTTATAACCTTAGGTGTAAGTATATAGACCGGCCTTAACTTCACTGATCTAATGATAGCTAataatttctttcttttgaagGAAGTCAACCAAATACAACAATTATACCAAGTGTTAAACATAACCATCTACAAGAAATAAATCTACTTATGTACATAGGTAAGTGTTCATTAACAGTTAATTAATAGGTGTGTCTCATTAAACCCAAGTGGTTTTATGAGACACACCTAAATATAGTagaaacatttttaaatgatcTTTGCAGGGTTCTATGTATCTTGTGGTATTTGCCTCATAAATGCAGTGTGGATTCATTTGGTTTTACTCACATTATCTCACCACATTATTGACAAAAATATCTCATCTTCCTCTGCTGGATTCATATACCCAAATAATGACACCTTTTGATATTCAGAAGCGGGATTTATGGCAATTTTGTTCATCATGACGTGGGTTTATTTCCCTGCCAAACCTCCAACACCACCTAGTGCATCAGCCGAAACAAAACGAGAGGACTTTCTAGAAGGAGCCAAAATTTTATTCACGTGAGTATTATTTATGATTGCCCGATACCCGCCGTCGTAGTgacgtcaaaatcgatcgttgccaggtcaactggttgaCGCTATCTGTTTtcggaaccacgatcaaaataATCACAATACAAAGTCAATGTGTTGCTAACATGTGTGCAAACTAAGAGTGTACCACTAACTAATGTATGGCGTATTCACTACGACGACGAATTCGTCAAGACTTCTACATAGAGACGAATAATGTATAAAATACTTTACCCATACATGGACTCGTCATGTCGCCCTCTATAGTGATGGAACCGGGACGGGAGCGTTCGATAAGTGTGTGTTTGTCGTTTAATTTGTAATCTTAGCTTCCTACGTCACCATATCACCGGTAAAGTAATGATGATTATTTTAAATCTTTTATTTACATTTCCATGTAGGAGTACCCAGTTCTGGCTTCCAGCTTTATGCTACAGCATTAGTTCAGGAGTTTACAATGTGTGGGGGACTCAACTAGACACCATATTTTACAATACAGTCGGTGTGGGCCAggtattattaaaaacaattttcaatAATTGCTCTCTGCATTGAATTGTGTGGGTCGTGTAttgattttgaaagtaaattaacagcattttgtttttctgttgGGCTATAACAATAACGAATTTAAATATTGGTGTTTATATCGAAGGGAATTGCTGGGTGGATAGGATTTTACTCGAATATCGCCGGAGTAGTCGGAAGTCTTGTTTTGGCAAGGTAAGTACAAATTTCGCATGTATACGGAAACTTGAATACCATTGTTTGAAACATGGACATCTTGTGTAAGTCTTGAAGAAAGTATTTAAAACTCTTGAACACGCAAGTGCCTCTACTAAGTTCCTCCAATCAGCGTCTCCTAATAATGGAAACTTCAAAAGCCAGTTTTAGCGGTGCTGCACCATAGACCTTATcgaataaaccaaccggaatggTATAGCAAATGAAATGAAAGCCATGGGGACACTTCTAAGGCGACAGAAGGACAGGTCTCCAGTTCGATTCTACAACTATTCATacatatcacctgttttattgtgttATTATCGAATTGTAGTACTTTACGGAAGTCAGACCgctattatagtttcagttgaaaTGGTCACCGAGTGTAAAATTGTTGTATTTATATTACAGATTCGTTGATCTGTTAGGCGGTAAAATGAAACTTGTACTTCTCTTGCTAACTTCTTGTGGAATTGGTTGTGTTGTTTGGATAATACTAATATGCGAGGAAGTAATCGTTTTTAATTTACGTAAGTTTGACAGAATCgtcaaatattatatatttttatagcAGCAATAAGGACGATGTAGAATTTGTTCTCTGAAGCTCAAATATAAATGAAAGACTGGGGTTCCTTGCATACTGATTTACATGGAAATGTTTTAACAAAAGCTTTGTTTTTAATAATGTAAGCCAATTACGCGCTGCTTCAAAGTGCCTTACTTTATATGTATTTCATACATGTCCCTTAAAGTCACCATACACTGTTACATCATGACCAACAGACATTCAGTATGTAACAGAATGCCTCATCTTTATTGGCCATACATGCAGCGTACATGTCCCTTGTAAGTCATCATAAGTTCCACCATGCTATGAGGTAACTGAAGTACACTCATTCTTAAGCTTTTGTGATGCGGATCATAACTTGACCAAGTTACGTTTAACGGATCTGACTTTCCATCAATAAGAATTATTTTTTTGCCATTCCAGCCAGCCTGTACGTGTCCATAATTTCATTAGCTGTCATCGTTAATTCTACTATTCCGCTATATTTTGAGATAACTGTAGAAGGCACCTATCCTGTAGCAGAAGGTATTACTGCAATGATCATGACCTGGTTGAATAACTTATATGGGCTTATATTTCTACTTATTATGTTAAGCCCATCAATAGGTAAGGGTAGTCGTAAAATGAAATTTCGTATAGCCTTATATCCATAATGATTATTCCTGGCGTTAAAATGGAAAAGGTTTAATTTCAACTAGTTAAAGTCTAAAATATACAACGCAGTGATTCCGTAACAAATATTGAACACTTTTAAACTAGATTTGCAATGGAAATAGGAGTTAATATGTTGCCGGGATCTGTTGGTTCTATGTCGGATTTGACCATATCCCCTGCTGATCAACACCCGAGATCAACATGACCAATAATATAATAAGTTGTAACCCAGTCTCTCTACTAAAGTGCTCATATGAAGCACTTTACAAAGTTCTTAAAGTGCTAATACTGAGCACGTTAGTTCAGTGTATATAATTGTTAAGTTAAAGCATCCAGGGGGTGTGGCGGAGTTAGAGGACGCAAAAATGAGGCAAACTTCAAAAAAGCAATAGTCATCAAGGTTTCCCACAGTGATAAAAAGAAACGAGAGCGGTAAATTAGCCCCCGGTAGAGGGCAGTGTCTGAAAAATGAGGGGAAACTTGTTgggtaaatataaaaaaatataaaaatatgtaatGGGCGTGACCGGCTAGCTGTCTCTGTatgaaacccagcaaacacaaaacgttttcgacatcattcgcaaaaggttataaaaggttgtcagaaaaaaatgtcgggttatataaagggtatattaagagtataaaacgtattcataaccttaaaaaacattttgtgataatctactgctcagcaaacaaaaat
Above is a window of Amphiura filiformis chromosome 20, Afil_fr2py, whole genome shotgun sequence DNA encoding:
- the LOC140142806 gene encoding solute carrier family 49 member 4-like; the protein is MTDLTKRLENEPLLSPDLSPNINSVNDGYQSTLTSNNNRDAYDIQDSYDSFPSMEPNGSVNSEKIEEVYRTYWSRWYILILFSLVAFTQSGTWNTWGPIADTTKAVLGWTDADIALLTNWGPITYVISAPFFSWVMDVKGLKMSMLMASTLEMIGVAIRCIPVPLKYLKWVMNAGHVFIGLAGPVLMACPPLVSATWFPPHQRTTSTAYLTAMAYMGVACSFLIGPLIVSNVHILNSTAIVPIVNESIYDLYEGSQPNTTIIPSVKHNHLQEINLLMYIEAGFMAILFIMTWVYFPAKPPTPPSASAETKREDFLEGAKILFTSTQFWLPALCYSISSGVYNVWGTQLDTIFYNTVGVGQGIAGWIGFYSNIAGVVGSLVLARFVDLLGGKMKLVLLLLTSCGIGCVVWIILICEEVIVFNLPSLYVSIISLAVIVNSTIPLYFEITVEGTYPVAEGITAMIMTWLNNLYGLIFLLIMLSPSIGVLWTNYAVLGAVAICIPMLLVYKERYNRLSQDTAAEEKYK